The Fusobacterium necrophorum subsp. necrophorum genome has a window encoding:
- a CDS encoding YibE/F family protein → MKKILIVLLSFFLFQTIYAEEEYVRGKILSLEDVITAESGEEEVREVYIYRVRFLSGDRKGDEVSIEYPIYRQEEYNIGAKPGDKVVLYYESNEIGDEKYYISDIDKRTQLLGIAGLFILLTLCISKKNGLKALLALGFTVLFVLKVFIPSILLGYSPILFSVIAGIFSTFVTISLMTGFEKKGFVAVIGTLGGVLFAGILSYIAVNGMRLTGYETTDSLSFASYLKGVRLRELISAGVIIGSMGAVMDVAMSMSTAMHEIHQKKPDISRKELFYSAMKMGNDMIGTMVNTLILAYIGGSLLLTVMVYIQREQFPMIRLLNFENIATEILRSLSGSIGILICVPITAYVGSRLYGKKTKR, encoded by the coding sequence ATGAAAAAGATATTGATAGTATTACTTTCTTTTTTCCTGTTCCAGACAATCTATGCAGAAGAGGAGTATGTACGAGGAAAAATTTTATCCTTAGAGGATGTCATTACCGCAGAATCAGGAGAGGAAGAAGTACGGGAAGTTTATATTTATCGAGTTCGATTTTTATCAGGAGATCGAAAAGGAGATGAAGTTTCGATAGAGTATCCTATCTATAGGCAGGAAGAATATAATATCGGGGCCAAACCCGGAGATAAGGTGGTACTCTACTATGAAAGCAATGAAATTGGAGATGAAAAATATTACATTTCCGACATTGACAAGAGAACACAACTTTTAGGAATTGCAGGATTATTTATTTTATTAACCTTATGTATATCAAAAAAGAATGGGTTGAAAGCCTTATTGGCTTTGGGCTTTACGGTATTATTCGTGCTGAAAGTATTTATTCCTTCTATTTTATTGGGATATTCTCCTATTTTATTTTCTGTGATTGCAGGAATTTTTTCCACTTTTGTGACCATTTCTCTGATGACGGGCTTTGAAAAAAAGGGCTTTGTTGCGGTGATAGGAACCTTAGGAGGAGTATTATTTGCAGGCATTCTTTCCTATATTGCTGTGAACGGCATGAGATTGACAGGCTATGAAACAACAGACAGTCTTTCCTTTGCTTCCTATTTAAAAGGGGTTCGACTGCGAGAATTGATTTCAGCCGGAGTGATTATCGGAAGTATGGGAGCGGTTATGGATGTGGCAATGTCCATGTCCACCGCCATGCATGAAATTCATCAAAAAAAGCCGGATATTAGCAGAAAAGAACTTTTTTATTCTGCGATGAAAATGGGAAACGACATGATAGGAACTATGGTCAATACTTTGATTTTAGCTTACATTGGAGGCAGCTTGTTACTGACCGTCATGGTGTATATTCAGCGAGAACAATTTCCCATGATACGGTTGCTGAATTTTGAAAACATTGCAACGGAAATTCTTCGTTCTCTATCAGGAAGTATAGGAATTTTGATCTGTGTTCCAATAACTGCTTATGTTGGTTCCAGATTGTATGGGAAAAAAACAAAACGTTGA
- the nikB gene encoding nickel ABC transporter permease, translated as MYKYVLRRLLLLIPVLLGISLLVFAIMYVTPGDPAQLMLGENAPKAAVEALREKMGLNDPFIVQYFRFVGRAVTGDFGRSYTTGREVFAEIFSRFPNTLVLAVLGVIIAVVIGIPIGIISATKQYSAVDSISMVLALLGVSMPVFWLGLMLVLLFSVKLGLLPSGGFSGFKSVILPALTLGVGSAAIVTRMTRSSMLEVIRQDYIRTARAKGVSEKTVINKHALKNALIPIITVVGLQFGHLLGGAVLTESVYSWPGVGRMMVDAIRQKDSPTVLAAVIFLAAAFSIVNLLVDILYAYVDPRIKSQYK; from the coding sequence ATGTATAAGTATGTGCTAAGAAGATTATTACTTTTAATTCCCGTGTTGTTGGGAATTTCCCTGTTGGTATTTGCAATTATGTATGTAACACCGGGAGATCCTGCACAATTGATGTTGGGAGAAAATGCACCTAAGGCAGCAGTGGAAGCATTGAGAGAAAAAATGGGATTGAACGATCCTTTTATCGTACAATATTTTCGTTTTGTAGGAAGGGCGGTGACAGGAGATTTTGGGCGTTCCTATACCACAGGAAGAGAAGTATTTGCTGAAATTTTTTCCAGATTTCCAAATACTTTGGTATTGGCAGTATTGGGAGTTATCATTGCTGTCGTGATTGGAATTCCGATTGGAATTATTTCCGCTACGAAACAATATTCAGCAGTAGACAGTATCAGTATGGTATTGGCTTTGTTGGGAGTTTCTATGCCGGTATTCTGGCTGGGACTTATGTTGGTTTTACTATTTTCCGTAAAATTGGGATTGCTTCCTTCCGGAGGATTTTCCGGATTTAAGAGTGTCATTTTACCGGCTTTAACCTTAGGGGTCGGTTCCGCAGCGATTGTAACCAGAATGACGAGATCATCGATGTTGGAAGTTATTCGACAAGATTATATCCGAACGGCAAGAGCAAAGGGAGTATCCGAAAAAACCGTTATCAATAAGCATGCTCTAAAAAATGCTTTGATTCCCATTATTACGGTAGTAGGATTACAATTTGGGCATTTGTTGGGTGGAGCTGTATTAACAGAATCTGTATATTCATGGCCGGGAGTTGGACGAATGATGGTGGATGCCATTCGACAAAAAGATTCTCCGACGGTATTGGCAGCCGTTATTTTTCTAGCAGCAGCATTTAGTATTGTCAACTTATTGGTGGATATTTTATATGCTTATGTAGATCCTAGAATTAAATCACAATACAAGTAA
- the nikC gene encoding nickel transporter permease, which produces MAAANKKRSQWREVWRMLTKNKMAMLGLFILLFLIVLALFADIIYDYDSIVIKQNLAHRLQGPSGAHWLGTDEFGRDILARLIHGARVSLKVGILAVGLSIIVGGILGAISGFYGGTIDNIIMRAMDIFLAVPSILLAIAIVSALGPSMINLMIAISVSSVPTYARIVRASVLSIRDQEFIEAAKAIGASNTRIIFKHIIPNALAPVIVQGTLGVANAILSIAGLSFIGLGIQPPAPEWGSMLSGGRQYLRYAWWVTTFPGLAIMITILSLNLLGDGLRDALDPRLKQ; this is translated from the coding sequence ATGGCAGCAGCAAATAAAAAGAGAAGCCAATGGCGTGAAGTATGGCGTATGTTAACAAAAAATAAAATGGCAATGTTAGGCTTATTTATTTTACTATTTTTAATCGTGTTAGCTTTGTTTGCAGATATTATTTATGATTACGATAGCATTGTTATCAAACAAAACTTAGCTCATCGTTTGCAAGGACCGAGCGGGGCACATTGGTTGGGAACGGATGAATTTGGAAGAGATATTTTGGCAAGATTGATTCATGGAGCCAGAGTATCTTTGAAAGTTGGAATTTTAGCGGTTGGACTTTCCATTATTGTGGGAGGAATTTTAGGAGCTATTTCCGGTTTCTACGGGGGAACGATAGACAATATTATTATGAGAGCCATGGATATTTTCTTGGCAGTGCCGAGTATTCTATTGGCAATTGCTATTGTATCCGCCTTAGGACCGAGTATGATTAACCTAATGATAGCAATCAGCGTTTCTTCGGTTCCAACCTACGCGAGAATTGTAAGAGCTTCGGTACTTTCGATTCGGGATCAGGAATTTATTGAGGCGGCAAAGGCAATTGGGGCAAGCAATACAAGAATTATTTTTAAACATATCATTCCAAATGCTTTGGCTCCCGTGATTGTACAAGGAACTTTAGGTGTGGCAAATGCAATTTTATCCATTGCAGGATTAAGTTTCATTGGATTGGGAATTCAACCTCCTGCTCCGGAATGGGGCTCTATGTTGTCCGGTGGTAGACAATATTTGAGATATGCTTGGTGGGTAACAACCTTCCCGGGATTGGCAATTATGATAACCATTTTATCATTGAATCTGTTAGGGGACGGACTTCGAGATGCATTAGACCCAAGATTGAAACAGTAG
- a CDS encoding glutathione ABC transporter substrate-binding protein, with product MRKKHGIIMALLCMLVFVLTACGGEKSTTAPAEKDTLVVADGASPTSLDPRAANNNVSSRVMVQIYDTLVEQDENIQIQPGLAESWEQVDDVTTVFHLRKGIKFHNGEELKASDVKFSLEAEKASPQTSEIMEALKEVVVLDDYTVKVITEYPFAAILNHLAHPASAIVNEKAVKEAGESYGQHPVGTGPFKFVEWQSGDSVTLEANEEYYKGASSIKHLVFKNVVETTNRTIGLETGEIDIAYDIDGLDKIKIAEDPKLNLVEDLDLSVTYLGFNLRKAPFDNLKVRQAIAYAIDQQPIVDTVFQGAAFPANSIIGPKIFAHSDKGIKYQQDLEKAKILLAEAGYKDGFKTEIWINDNPTRRDIAVILQDQLKQIGIDAEVKTLEWGAYLDGTARGDHQMYILGWGTVTADPDYGINALVTTKAMGAAGNRSFYSNPKVDELLQKGRATTEPEARKAIYEEIQVILQEELPMFYIIYPKKSVGMQKYIEGFKFNPAGHHRIYGVSFKAE from the coding sequence ATGAGAAAGAAACATGGGATTATAATGGCATTGTTGTGCATGTTAGTATTTGTCCTAACGGCGTGTGGTGGAGAAAAGTCAACAACGGCTCCGGCAGAAAAAGATACTTTAGTAGTAGCGGATGGAGCAAGCCCAACTTCGTTGGATCCAAGAGCAGCAAATAACAATGTATCTTCAAGAGTTATGGTGCAAATTTATGACACATTGGTGGAACAGGATGAAAACATTCAAATTCAACCGGGATTGGCAGAATCTTGGGAACAAGTGGATGATGTGACCACTGTCTTTCATTTAAGAAAAGGAATTAAATTCCATAATGGAGAAGAATTAAAAGCATCTGATGTTAAATTCTCATTAGAAGCAGAAAAAGCATCTCCACAAACTTCTGAAATTATGGAAGCATTAAAAGAAGTTGTGGTATTGGATGATTATACAGTAAAAGTAATTACGGAATATCCATTTGCTGCAATTTTAAATCACTTGGCTCACCCTGCATCAGCTATCGTCAATGAAAAAGCGGTGAAAGAAGCGGGAGAAAGCTATGGACAACATCCGGTTGGAACAGGACCATTTAAATTTGTAGAATGGCAAAGTGGAGATAGTGTAACCCTGGAAGCCAATGAAGAATATTACAAAGGAGCTTCTTCTATAAAACATCTTGTTTTCAAAAATGTAGTAGAAACTACAAATAGAACGATTGGATTGGAAACAGGGGAAATTGATATTGCTTATGATATTGATGGATTGGATAAAATAAAAATTGCAGAAGATCCGAAATTAAACTTAGTGGAAGATTTGGATTTATCTGTGACTTATTTAGGATTTAATCTTAGAAAGGCTCCATTTGACAATTTGAAAGTAAGACAAGCCATTGCCTATGCGATTGACCAACAACCTATCGTGGATACTGTTTTTCAAGGTGCAGCTTTTCCGGCAAATTCTATCATTGGACCGAAGATTTTTGCTCATAGCGATAAGGGAATCAAATATCAACAAGATCTTGAAAAAGCAAAAATATTATTGGCGGAAGCGGGATATAAAGACGGATTTAAAACGGAAATCTGGATTAACGATAATCCAACCAGAAGAGACATTGCGGTTATTTTACAAGACCAATTGAAACAAATCGGAATTGATGCTGAAGTGAAAACCTTGGAATGGGGAGCTTACTTGGACGGAACGGCTAGAGGAGATCATCAAATGTATATCTTAGGATGGGGAACCGTCACTGCCGATCCGGATTATGGAATTAACGCTTTAGTAACTACAAAAGCTATGGGAGCAGCAGGAAACAGATCTTTCTATAGCAATCCTAAGGTAGATGAATTATTACAAAAAGGAAGAGCGACAACGGAGCCGGAAGCCAGAAAGGCTATCTACGAAGAAATTCAAGTTATCTTACAAGAAGAATTGCCAATGTTCTATATTATATATCCTAAGAAGAGTGTTGGAATGCAAAAATATATTGAAGGATTTAAATTTAATCCGGCAGGACATCACAGAATTTATGGAGTTTCTTTTAAGGCGGAATAA
- the ftsH gene encoding ATP-dependent zinc metalloprotease FtsH gives MSDKQEKDSLEQEEQKEIQVSNPEDNNGKKETEAPCIEKESKEEEIQKTLEEENKSTDSSEEKENPRIEKRIYVNNEEDLKKILRESFGNAKNNRNPKKMGGKFNFVGFLLLIFIVAVALSFPKFMKDSKSNEEIREVSYTTFVKSIEEKQFQRVEEREGYLYGYSSSEKGEFRLNIAEAKTESTPVIVYKARMITDRLGSDSLLLSKMEDAGLDVKAIPPAQTPFILNLLASWLPILLLIGVWIFMLRGVGKGGGGGPQIFNVGKSKAKENGENITQVSFADVAGIDEAKHELEEVVEFLREPEKFKKIGARIPKGVLLLGSPGTGKTLLAKAVAGEAKVPFFSMSGSEFVEMFVGVGASRVRDLFAKARKNAPCIVFIDEIDAVGRKRGTGQGGGNDEREQTLNQLLVEMDGFGNEETIIVLAATNRPDVLDRALKRPGRFDRQVYVDKPDLKGRVEILKVHAKNKKFSKDVNFETIGKKTAGLVGADLANILNEAAIIAARANRDEINMMDLEEASEKVEMGPEKKSKVVSERDKKLTAYHETGHAIARYALGSEEKVHKITIIPRGAAGGYTMSLPAEEKNYQTKQDLLDFMVFAYGGRAAEEIVFGKENISTGASNDIQRATAYAKAIVTRFGMVEEFGPILLDGTQEGDMFERKYYSEQTGKEIDDVVRKIIKTQYQKTLDILIKHRDKLEAVTKVILEKETIMGDEFEKIMSADTKEFTNEV, from the coding sequence AAAAGAAATACAAGTATCGAATCCGGAAGACAATAACGGAAAGAAAGAAACAGAAGCTCCTTGTATCGAAAAAGAAAGCAAAGAAGAGGAAATTCAAAAAACCTTGGAAGAAGAAAATAAAAGTACAGATTCTTCCGAAGAAAAAGAAAATCCAAGAATAGAAAAAAGAATTTATGTCAATAACGAAGAAGATTTAAAGAAAATTTTACGAGAAAGTTTTGGAAATGCTAAAAACAATAGAAATCCAAAAAAAATGGGAGGTAAATTTAATTTTGTAGGCTTTTTATTGCTAATTTTTATTGTTGCCGTTGCTCTTTCTTTCCCGAAATTTATGAAAGATTCCAAATCGAATGAAGAAATTCGAGAAGTTTCTTATACAACTTTTGTGAAATCCATTGAGGAAAAACAATTTCAACGGGTAGAGGAAAGAGAAGGATATTTATACGGATATTCTTCCTCAGAAAAGGGAGAATTTCGTTTAAATATTGCGGAAGCCAAGACGGAAAGCACCCCTGTTATTGTGTATAAGGCTAGAATGATTACGGACAGATTGGGTTCCGACAGCTTATTACTTTCTAAAATGGAAGATGCAGGTTTGGATGTGAAAGCGATTCCGCCGGCTCAAACACCGTTTATTTTGAATTTATTAGCTTCCTGGTTACCAATTTTGCTGCTTATCGGAGTATGGATTTTCATGCTTCGCGGCGTAGGAAAAGGAGGAGGCGGAGGACCTCAAATTTTCAACGTCGGAAAATCAAAAGCGAAAGAGAATGGAGAAAATATTACCCAAGTCAGCTTTGCCGATGTGGCAGGAATCGACGAAGCAAAACATGAATTGGAAGAAGTGGTTGAATTTTTAAGAGAGCCGGAAAAGTTTAAAAAAATTGGAGCCAGAATTCCAAAAGGAGTGTTATTGCTGGGAAGTCCGGGAACAGGAAAGACTTTATTGGCGAAAGCTGTTGCGGGAGAGGCAAAAGTTCCTTTCTTTAGCATGTCAGGTTCCGAATTCGTGGAAATGTTTGTTGGAGTCGGAGCTTCCCGAGTTCGTGATTTATTTGCCAAAGCCAGAAAAAATGCACCTTGTATCGTTTTTATTGATGAAATTGATGCCGTAGGGCGAAAAAGAGGAACCGGGCAAGGCGGAGGAAATGATGAAAGAGAACAAACTTTGAACCAATTGTTAGTCGAAATGGACGGATTTGGAAATGAAGAAACTATTATTGTTCTGGCAGCTACCAACAGACCGGACGTATTGGACAGAGCCTTGAAGAGACCGGGAAGATTTGACAGACAAGTCTATGTGGATAAACCCGACTTGAAAGGTAGAGTGGAAATTCTAAAAGTTCATGCTAAAAATAAGAAATTTTCAAAAGATGTCAATTTTGAAACCATAGGAAAGAAAACAGCCGGTTTGGTGGGAGCCGATTTGGCAAACATTCTGAATGAAGCTGCGATTATTGCGGCAAGAGCGAACCGAGATGAAATCAATATGATGGATTTGGAAGAAGCCTCTGAAAAAGTGGAGATGGGTCCGGAAAAGAAATCAAAGGTGGTGTCCGAGCGAGATAAGAAATTGACCGCCTACCACGAAACAGGCCATGCGATTGCAAGGTATGCTTTGGGGTCGGAAGAGAAAGTTCATAAAATTACTATCATTCCAAGAGGGGCTGCAGGAGGATATACCATGTCCTTACCGGCAGAAGAAAAAAATTACCAAACCAAACAGGATTTATTGGATTTTATGGTGTTTGCCTATGGAGGACGAGCTGCCGAAGAAATTGTTTTTGGAAAGGAAAATATTTCAACAGGAGCAAGTAACGATATTCAGAGAGCTACGGCTTATGCAAAAGCCATCGTAACCCGTTTCGGTATGGTGGAGGAATTCGGACCGATTCTATTGGATGGAACGCAAGAAGGGGATATGTTTGAACGAAAATATTATTCGGAACAGACCGGAAAGGAAATTGATGATGTCGTAAGAAAAATCATCAAGACTCAATATCAAAAAACCTTGGATATTTTGATAAAACATCGAGATAAATTGGAAGCGGTTACCAAAGTTATTTTAGAAAAAGAAACGATTATGGGAGATGAATTTGAAAAAATTATGTCTGCCGATACAAAAGAATTTACAAATGAAGTATAA
- a CDS encoding oligopeptide/dipeptide ABC transporter ATP-binding protein has translation MENKVLLEVKNLKKYFQTPKGPLHAVDGVNFSIEEGKTLGVVGESGCGKSTTGRVILRLLEATDGEILFEGKNIREYSKAEMNKLRQEMQIIFQDPFASLNPRMTVSEIIAEPLIIHKKCKNKKELEERVLELMETVGLSERLINTYPHELDGGRRQRIGIARALALKPKFIVCDEPVSALDVSIQAQVLNLMQDLQEKLGLTYMFITHDLSVVKHFSDDIAVMYLGELVEKAPSKELFRNPIHPYTKALLSAIPSTNIRNKMERIRLEGEITSPINPEPGCRFAKRCVYAQDICRKESPKLQEVQGDHFFACHRAEELDFIK, from the coding sequence ATGGAGAATAAAGTTTTATTAGAAGTAAAGAATCTGAAAAAATATTTCCAAACTCCGAAAGGGCCTCTTCATGCAGTAGATGGTGTGAACTTTTCTATTGAAGAAGGAAAGACACTTGGAGTTGTTGGAGAGTCCGGTTGCGGAAAATCAACAACGGGAAGAGTTATTTTACGATTGTTGGAAGCAACCGACGGAGAAATTTTATTTGAGGGAAAAAATATCCGAGAATACAGTAAGGCGGAAATGAATAAGCTACGTCAAGAAATGCAAATTATTTTCCAAGACCCTTTTGCGTCTTTGAATCCGAGAATGACTGTCAGTGAAATCATTGCAGAACCTTTGATTATTCACAAGAAATGTAAGAATAAAAAGGAATTGGAAGAGAGAGTATTGGAATTAATGGAAACGGTCGGATTGAGCGAACGTCTTATCAATACCTATCCTCATGAATTGGATGGAGGAAGAAGGCAAAGAATTGGAATTGCCAGAGCTTTGGCATTGAAACCTAAATTTATTGTCTGCGATGAACCGGTATCGGCTTTGGACGTATCCATTCAAGCACAGGTACTCAATTTAATGCAAGATTTACAAGAAAAATTAGGTTTGACCTATATGTTTATTACTCATGATTTGTCTGTCGTAAAACATTTTTCCGATGATATTGCCGTGATGTATTTGGGAGAACTGGTGGAAAAAGCTCCGTCGAAAGAGTTGTTCAGAAATCCGATTCATCCGTATACCAAGGCATTGCTTTCTGCGATTCCGTCAACAAATATCCGAAATAAAATGGAAAGAATTCGTTTGGAGGGAGAAATTACTTCTCCTATCAATCCGGAACCGGGATGTCGCTTTGCAAAACGATGTGTCTATGCACAAGATATTTGTAGAAAAGAGAGTCCAAAATTGCAAGAAGTGCAAGGAGATCATTTCTTCGCCTGTCATCGTGCAGAAGAATTGGATTTTATAAAATAA
- the rpsO gene encoding 30S ribosomal protein S15, which produces MRSKEEIIREFGKKEGDTGSTEVQIALLTEKINHLTEHLRVHKKDFHSRLGLLKMVGQRKRLLSYLTKKDLEGYRALIAKLGIRK; this is translated from the coding sequence ATGAGATCAAAAGAAGAAATTATCCGAGAGTTCGGAAAAAAAGAAGGAGATACCGGTTCTACAGAAGTGCAAATCGCATTATTGACAGAAAAAATCAATCACTTGACAGAACATTTAAGAGTGCACAAGAAAGACTTTCACTCAAGATTGGGATTGTTAAAAATGGTAGGACAAAGAAAGAGATTATTAAGCTACTTGACAAAGAAAGATTTGGAAGGATACAGAGCTTTGATTGCGAAATTGGGTATCAGAAAATAG
- a CDS encoding ABC transporter ATP-binding protein — MEGKLLEIKNLEVQYVTDEETVYAVNSIDIALNEGETLGLVGETGAGKTTTALGIMRLVPNPPGKIIGGEIIYEGENLLKLSEEEMRKIRGNKISMIFQDPMTSLNPVMTVGEQIAEVIQIHENTSTEEAMKKAGEMLELVGIPAARIHDFPHQFSGGMKQRVVIAIALACNPKLLIADEPTTALDVTIQAQVLDLMNNLKEKFKTAMILITHDLGVVAQVCDKVAIMYAGEIVESGSLEEIFENTKHPYTLGLFGSIPSLDEERSRLTPIQGLMPDPTILPKGCKFNPRCPHATDLCRKKIPNAVEVIPGHKVKCFIAEGLVEFKEDWEAKDGE, encoded by the coding sequence ATGGAAGGAAAGCTATTAGAGATTAAAAATTTAGAAGTGCAATACGTGACAGATGAAGAGACTGTTTACGCTGTCAATTCCATTGATATTGCCTTGAATGAGGGAGAAACTCTTGGATTGGTTGGAGAAACCGGAGCGGGAAAAACAACGACAGCTCTGGGAATTATGAGATTGGTTCCCAATCCTCCCGGAAAAATTATAGGAGGAGAAATCATCTATGAAGGGGAAAATTTATTAAAACTCTCGGAAGAAGAAATGAGAAAAATCAGAGGAAATAAAATTTCCATGATTTTCCAAGACCCTATGACTTCTTTGAATCCTGTGATGACGGTAGGGGAACAAATTGCGGAAGTCATTCAAATTCATGAAAATACTTCTACCGAAGAAGCGATGAAAAAAGCGGGAGAAATGTTGGAATTGGTTGGAATTCCGGCGGCTCGTATCCATGATTTTCCTCATCAATTTTCAGGGGGAATGAAACAACGGGTTGTCATTGCGATTGCTTTGGCATGCAATCCGAAATTATTGATTGCAGATGAACCGACAACCGCTTTGGACGTAACCATTCAAGCACAAGTTCTGGATTTGATGAATAATTTGAAAGAAAAATTTAAAACAGCCATGATTTTGATTACACATGATTTGGGAGTTGTGGCACAGGTATGTGATAAGGTGGCAATTATGTATGCCGGAGAAATTGTGGAATCCGGAAGTTTGGAAGAAATTTTTGAAAATACAAAGCATCCTTATACTCTAGGGCTTTTTGGCTCCATTCCAAGTTTGGACGAGGAAAGAAGCAGATTGACTCCAATTCAAGGATTGATGCCGGATCCTACTATTTTGCCGAAGGGATGTAAATTTAATCCGAGATGTCCACATGCAACCGATTTATGTCGAAAGAAAATACCGAATGCCGTGGAAGTGATTCCCGGACATAAGGTAAAGTGTTTTATTGCGGAAGGATTAGTGGAATTCAAAGAAGATTGGGAGGCAAAAGATGGAGAATAA